CTGCAAAGCAAATGAGTATATTAATTTCATTACTTGAAAATGAGGTTATCATTTGCAACTTCTGCTAAAAGATTTATAGCAAATTAAATAAAACCATACATGAAATCGACAGCAGAATACAGTAACCAGAACCACAGATAATTGGATATTGACTAAAAGCAAAAATAATGGGCCACTGCTAAAAggaaactttctttaaaaaaaaggcaggaataAAGAAGTTTGCTAGGTTGTGATAATTTCACAGAGAGTGAATAATAGTTTGCTTCTCTTCAGTTTGCTTGGAAAAGAAAATCAGTTTGGAAATCTTCAGGGTGTTGTGTcacgtgcttttttaaaaagtaaaattacTTACCTGAAAAAGGTAAAGGTTATTCTGTTCTTAAAATCTCTCCctccaagctttttttttttttttttttttggcctataTGTGAAAATCCAGAAGTTCAGTTTAAAATGCCAAGATTTTAGTATCAATATGAAGGAAGGTGGATTTACAGTTTCATCCCAGCCTTGTTCCATTTTTGTTTCATCAATCTCTGCACAGATCAATggcatttcaaatgcatttttagtCCTCTACCCACATTTTTTTTCACGTATCTGAGGAATCACTTAGGAATAATTTAGGAATcacttttttatggttttgaatcTCTCTTCTATGCAGAGAAGAGTAGGGAGTATTGTCATCTTTCTGCAGTAACTTCATTCAGTCTCCTTTTTCTGCCTTCACATCAAACTTGACTAGGTCAAAGAAACACCCTGTCTCAGTTCAGAGATGTTGGGAGACTTCACACATCTGCAGGGGGGTCTAGAACTTTGAACTGGCTTTCATGGCTAGGCCCAAAATTGTAGTTGTCAGATGATTCCTCCTGCCCCGGCCTGTCAACCCTCTGGgctattaaccccccccccaatactttcCATAGAAAAAGCAGTGTGTGGCAAGGGAACTATTTGGACGATCCCTACTCACCTGCCCAGCTTCAAAGATGGAAGGAAGGCTGGTCACTCGTCATACTCAGCAATTGGCGGTGTCATATTTACTGTGGTAAACATGTCAAGTAGATTTATTAAAGCCTGTTTCTCTACTCCTTTTCCTTGGTGTGTTTTTCTCTCCAAAAGGATCTGTATGTTTTACCAGCACTAGTGGCCTGagcattattatcatcatcatcattattaaaaaGCCCTGGGACAGGGTAGTCTAGAAAATGGTAGTGGGGTAGCCTAGTAGGATATACTTGTATCCAAGTATGGCTTCAGTACAAGGTTGGCCCTACctaggaagctgtcttacactgagtcagatcattggcccACCTAGCCCAGTGCTATTGACACTTACTGGCAACAGGTCttctggcaggattctttcctagctcttcTTAGTgtgctgccatgggaggcagaGGTTCATAAGGATTCAGATTAGGCAATGAACACACTGGGAAGTTCCTCTTTAAACTTGGTGTTTGTTCAAAGGAAGAGGCACATACAGCAtaagaggaaagaaaacagaTACATAATTTATGTCCGTTCTGTTGCTGAGGAACCCCTGAATCAGCAACAAACATGGCTTCTAGGCCACCATGCCATGGCACAGTCCCAGTCTATGGTGAGATTCACAGTAAAGGCAGTTCTTTGGGTTTATATTCCCTCCACCAGTTATGGCCATGTAAATCACCTATTGGCCATAGAGGTGCTTTTAGCCTTACTGTTCATGCACACCTGGCACTGAGTAGCTCATTGTTTCTAGCCCAAAGCTCCTGGTCCTGGGTACAGCAAAGACTTCGGCATAGAGAAGACTTCTTGCATGCATCAAATCCTAACCTTCTCGCCATACAAAGGTCTTCCAGTGGGACCCACTACACTTAGAGATTctgaagattgaacctgggaccttctgtatgcaaaacatgttcTCTCCCAGTGAGCAATGCCCTCTTCCTATTCAAGATGGCCAGCATGTTGAGTAAACAGGTCAAGGAAGTTTCTTTTCCCACCCAAGTTGAAGCTGTGTGGTGACACTAAcgagaaaagaaaaagctgtaaATGGTGGTAGTGTGTATTGTCTGAAGCAGGAAAGATTCCCAGTCACCATTCAAGctcttttaaaatgctttttgttttttgtttttagcctTTCACTACTGTAGTCCCAATAAGTTCAGCAGCACTGGATACTAGTACAGAGTGTGTGCCTGCATTTGAAACCCCATAAAAAGGGAAACAGCTTGGGGGAATTTGGAGTGGTAAAACCATGCTAAGCATCTCCTGTCCATTTGCCTCTTCTGTCCTCGAAATTTGTGCCCCCCAACTACCCAGAGCTGTAATTCATACTTGTTTAATTATCCTatgaacccctcccccccccacacacacacaccaaatttgagCTGGGATTGGCTTAGATTCTCCTCTTTAAAATCGTATGTAATCTTTCACTTGGGGTTCTTGAACTTTGCTTTTTTTAATATTCTGCTATTTGCTATTAACTTCATATATCCTATTTCTGAATTTACAGTTTCATCTTAATCTTGTATTGTGCCTATTACTGTCTAGAATGGTTTCCACTTCCTTTTAGATTACCTTTCAGAAATCTTTGCAATCTAGTGGATAAAAGTGGCTCAAGAGATTTTGATTTTAAGGAGTTTGTAGCATTGCTGCTTTCAACAATATGATTGACTGACTTCCTTACCTATTATGCATTACTCAGAATCTTGGCAGACTTGGTTCTGAAACTGGAATTTTCAATAAATATCTGGTCTTCCAAACTATTCCGTGGGCTCTGGGGGAGGAAACTGAGGGATGAAAAGCAGGCCTTATCTTGAACGTACTCAGCTGAAAACTCTGACATCTAATCAATCTTCTTTGCAGATCCTGTGTGTGAGACAGACTGGAAACCTAAGACATCACAGGAGAGCactttatagcacacttgtgccATCTGATGGTAAGCATCCTTATTAGTTATGGCTTTCATATCAAATTGCTTACAGTTTGGGGAGGGGCACACACAAGAAATTAGTTATTTTTATTCTGAACAGTTGGAAGCCTGTAAATTCTTATGTCTGTCCAGTGCTTTTGGCCCTAAACATTCCCTACCTTCCTTGATAATATACCTGCATACCAGGTGTAAGCCAGATGTAGACAGTGGGCCAGATGTACAACCCCAGCCCCAGTGCAGCCTCACCATATATTGGACTACCACACCAGattcagaaaggctgctttacagACTCTAAAGAGAGATGTTGCTGAATTTCAGCCCAATCACAATTCATGCTGGGTTTGTTGCTTTGACTTGGGGAGTTACACAGCTCAACACCTCTAGAGGGCATcaagctgggaaaggctgcaacAGGACCTGTTTATTTCAGAAAACTCCTTTTCTTCAACCACCTGCTGAGTTCAACTCAAAGCTTTTTACTCCACATCCTGTAATTTatacttgtgggcttccagagtgaggccttctcagctgtgcctGTGTATTGCAGAAGAGACTTCCCAGGCAACTGTTCCAGTGTATTTATTGTCCTAGTATTTATTGATAAGCTTTTCATTCCagccttccttcaaggagctcatggTAGCCTACATAGGCCCtcttcaaaagacaccttaaaccacggctttaaccacagtggttaagccagaaagccgggccatattcagaagacacattaaaccacagctttaactatggtgaataaggctttttgccttagtcactgtggttaaagctgtggttaaaggtgtcttttgaacatggcccagctttctggcttaactaccgtggttaaagccgtggtttaaggtgtcttctgaatggggccacagttGTACACAGGAAAATACATCAAGCCTTTCTGTCTTGTCAAGCTTTTTAAGATGTGCTTTAATTTACTGTTTctttgtttggattttttttaatgaaatgcctttcttcttcttttgctcctCCACCCACCAGTAGTAACTGTTAATTATAAACATGGGCTGCCTGTGATAACCCTTCCATTGCCCTCAAGAAAGGAACGATGCCAGTTTACTGTCAAGCCAATGCTAATGACTGTGGGAGCCTTCTTACAGGACATCCAGAGAGAAGATAATGCCATTGAAAAGGTGGAAGTCTTCACAGCAGGTACTAACACTGCTATCACCTTGAAAGTAAAGGTAGCTCAGCTCCAACTCCTTACATGCATAGCAAAGTGTGATTTTGGAAAACTGTGTTATTCTATTCATGTtggctcccccccctcccccatccttcaATGAGAAGCTTAGCAATGAGCAGGGCTAGCGTCAGGGGTTAAGAACATTGGGCACCTGCGAAAACCTACATACATCCACCACTACCACCTAGTGGCCCCTACTGCGGCTGCTTCTTTTCTTTCGCCCACTCACTAGCTTCGCTCTAGAGGGAACAAACAGTGGCAGCAAGAAGAAGGTGAGATCCCTGAGTGAGGGATCTCTAGAGCCAGCACTAGCCACCAGAATTGGCCAGATCTCTTGACCTTCCATGAGAACggttgcatttcttttcttaattTCAAATGCCTCAAATGTTTAATTCTCTGCAGGTGAGAATTAATTCCCTTTAGCACTTATTCCACTACATTTTCAAATCTAGTTCTACAAAAGAGAAGACTAgaggtgtttgtttgcttgtttgtttgtttaaaggtttTAACAAGAGCCGCTGGTCCAATGAAGTCTTTTTGAGAGAACAACTGTGTGTTTCTCTCCCTGtgctagaaagaaaaaaagtatattaATATTCACGTCCTTAATTTCTCCTGAAGGGATTAGTGGACTTCCGACGAAACCATTCTTGATGCACCTGCAGcttcatttcattttctattcTGTAGTTTTCTATAAGCTCAGATAAAGTGAAGCCTGGCTGACAGTTATGCACCTGCATCTCTCTTGCAGAAGACTGTTGCGGTTAAACACGAGACAATGTCATCACTCTGCCACTGTTTTTTAAGCTCTAAGGCAGATGAATTTAGCACTTCAGCAGGTGCAAAAGAGAGTTTTTGTGACGGTTTCAGACAAATATTTCTGTTTTAAGGATTCTACGCTGGCCTCCTTTCTTTCTCCAAAcataaattgtgtttttattagcGGACTGAACCTCACTTCCACTTACAATTGTCAGCATTTTTgcgttaatgtgtttttatttgtgaatGTTTTGTTGTCGAACAGAACAACCAAAACAGCAAACAGAATATTTCATACATATAAATGTttaattctttcccccttttaaatgATGTTGTGCCAGATTGCAATTCCAATGGAGGGGGTGGAAAAGAAAGCTGTTGTACTTGGTTTATAGCTTCAATCATCAGAAGCCCAGCAGGAGACCAGGTGATAGGATTCCAATCAGGGAATGCCAGTGTGGATTTGCCTGCAGCATATTTAGTTTGTATGACGGATACACAGAGAAATGGGCCAAGTTCCAAACTTGTTGTTAAAtgttttatcaaagcctttgttgTGCTACTTTAAAGCAATATTGGTACATTCACACTGTGTAGtcaagagcacatgctttgcttgtCGAAGGTCCCAGTTTGGGGAAAAACTCTACTGGAGTGTCAGTGCCATTAAAAGAGTCAGAGTAGGCAAAACTGGCTTATTTGGACAAACAATCTGACCTGGCATAGAGCAATTTCTTATGCTCCTAATGCTTGGCAAAAGTAAATATCCATTAAATATAGTCCGCTGTTTTCAACATGATTTCTGCAGCCGCGGGCTGAAGGAGCAGGGCTGGGAGCAGTGTTTAACCTTGTCTTCCTATGCTGTGATCCCAGTAGAAATTGTGAGCATGCATGaatgcgcacgcacgcacacacacacactggagctGTTACTGATCTTGGGACTGAAGCTTCCATTGGCTTGAAGATGTAATGTCATGTTACGGGTTTCACTAGACATGGTGGGCAATTGTATTTCTTGAGGGAGCGCATTCAGCAATTTGGGAGAGACACAGGAGCAAGCCCTTTCATACATGCCTGAGAAACGGGCCTCTGTGGGTGATGGTGCCTTCAGTCCTACAGATCATAATATCTGGGCAGGTTCATAACAAGACAGGcagtcccttagatagccaggtcctaagctatttagggctttaatgtTGCTGAGAGCTCAAAGGGAACTAATAGCATTATGCTCCTCCCACCCAGTTCCTGGTATGGGTGATCCACCAAGGTGATCAACGCGATCTCAGTCCTAGGTCCTGGCCAAAAgcttgttttaaaatctcttctctggctgccaattagtttccgggcgaagtatgaagtgttggttatcacctttaaagccctacatggtttgggtccaggctacctgcgggatcaccttctcccatacaatctgccctgcatactcaggtcccctgggaagaatttactccagtcaaccaaAAAAagggctgacaactgttactcacaggaccttttcctctgcagctcccagattgcggaatggcctgctgggagagattcgttaACTTAACAGTCCTCTGGAATTTAAAAAAGccctaaagactgatctcttccagcaggcctacccagttgaattttaagatgacttttaataatgtattagttttaaatgttttaatcaattatatgtatttatggtgtttgcatttgtgttgtacccgcctcgatacagagggagaggcgggtaacaaataaatatactgtatttcttcgattgtaagacaccatcgattgtaagacacacattaatttcagtaccgccaacaggggaaaaaaacctaagacacacccgcgattctaagacgcaccccgtttttagagatgtttatatgggggggaaagtgtgtcttagaattgaagaaatacggtattatgcAGTTCCAAATATTCAGGATCATCCAGATATGTCTGGAGTTGCAGTGCTATCACCTTCCTGATCACCTTAGCCAAGAATAGAGCATTTGAGACTGGCCTATAGCTCAAAACAGCTACAGTGGGAGATGTGGACACTTAGTGTATGAACAGGAGACAACTAGACATTAAACTGTCATGCAAACAAACTCACTCCAATAGATATCGGTGTAGTACTTGCCTATGTTGAATTTCATTGTCTGTGATCAGCATAACAATGatactttaaataaaatgaatgtacctttttattagtagtattggattcatttcattattttctCCTGCAGATGGCAATGTGATATCAACTTCAACATTGATGGAGGTTTTATTGATGAATGACTTCAAACTTACCATCAATGGTGCAGAATATAGTGTACGTCCCCCACAGAAAGGTATAAAATTTCATGACCATCCCACAATGGTCTGGAGACTTATGACTATGAAattattaaatgtttaaaactcctttcctttaaaaatagaaaCTAACACCATAATCGTaagcatgtcaactcagaagttactcccactgagtttaatgtgACTTTACTGTAAGTAAgcttgtgcaggattgcagccttaaatctcCAAGCAGTCGAAATTGGCTTTTGTATTCTTTAATCTTCTCATAAACAATCTTTGAAACTAGTGGCTATGCTTTAAAATGATTACTATGATTAGAGAGCCTTTTCTTGCCTTTGCCAAAAAAGCTTAAACTTAATTTCTGCTCTCTGAATTAAACAAGAACCATTGAAATGCATGCAAGTGTTCTTATTTTTGCATAACCTTGCTCATTTTGCATTCTTCTGAGCTGAATTAGGGGTTAAGAAGGAGAAAATTGCAAGAGCTTCTTGGCTTGCGTAGACCACTGCAGCCTTCTGAAGGATACTGCCTGTACATTACTAAATATATTTCCATATCTTTGGGAATGGTATGAAAATCCCAAAAGCTTTGTTGGTATAGTGGCTCCCAATTTAATTCTCCTTTCAGATAAAATGAGCACAGAGCATGCTACAGAGATAGATGATATCAAGTCCATGGTCCATAGATTATTTGCAGCACTTCATTTAGAAGACCATcagacaaggagagagagagaattaatgcAAAAAATGGAACTTCTGAAAGAAGAGCTGCTGCCTCTAGAGCAGGTATGGAAAATCTTTCTTAATAAATCCCTTCTTGTAAGAATCTATCATGAGTTCAGCAAATCATTAAGAGAATGATCCTATGGTCCCCGGAGAGCATCCCAGGTGCCATAGAACTTTTTGGAGTCCCCCTTCCAAGGCCAAAGATACTGCTGTGATCCTATCCCACCCTTTcacagctgccatggaaagaaccacGGCACCTGCTTCCCAAGAGTGCATAAGCAGCGTTGAGAACCTCATAGAGGTCTGAAAAGGAGCATTCTGGTgggcaggaagggagaggagagaccAGGTTACAATGAATCCTATGGCCTCTTCACCCCAGCCCTGGCAGTGAATCTCCTctggatgggctcagaggcccatctagaggaAAATGAAACAACAGGAAAACAGGTGATTGATGAGGTTAATTGCCAGCAGGCCAGAGGatactcagaagcctccaaaGTTCAAGGCTTCTGTCTAACAGTGGCACAACCCATAGGACTGTACCCCTAAGACACTAGAAGTGGTTTGCTGTATCAGACGAAGTAAGATCTATAAAGCCCAACATTCTTCTCCAACAAGCATTGGAAGACTAAAGAATGTCTAAAAGACCGAAGAACTGTCATAATTTCTTCTTCCCTGAAAACAGTATCTCCAGGTGTCAAGAGTTCATCATTTAAATCTTCTCCACTCTTCATCCAGGAAATTAGTTAAATGTCACTGGGTGAACTCCAGAACTTCTTGGAAGGACCAGTTTGTTTAATAAACATCTGAATACACTGTAGTATGTGGGAGAGGAATGTACTTGACCACCActgtttttttggaggggggcatAACATAGGTTCTCTCTTCCTAGGTAAAAGCTGGAATTACCGCAGATGTTGATGCTAAGACTTCTCGTCTTCTATGGATTGGCTTAGCCTTAATGTCAACTCAAGGTGGAGCCCTGGCTTGGCTGACTTGGTGGGTCTATTCATGGGATATCATGGAGCCTGTCACATACTTCATCACCTATGGAAGTGCTATGGCATTCTATGCTTACTTTGTACTTACTAAGCAGGTGAGTCTCATTAAACTAATGTTTGGAGCAGTAATATACACCGAAAAATATATTATCATAATCTGTATACTTGGTCAAGAGTCTTAAAGGATAGATTTGTGAGGCTTTTTAAATATCTTGACAAGGATGCCTAGGTGTTACTTTTGATTGCAAGATACTGTATAGAGTGTTCTATTTTACTAATTTATATTGCCTCTGTTGggatatgttggtctaatatttacaaccttattttagttattgccacactgggcttctggccaataaccttataacagagttttgcagcggtttccagcaaagtcagcacagacacagattaagactgagactttcagtaggtttaaagaaacctttactggcatataaaaatataatttagttatggcaatcacaaatacaaatacttacatacggtcagtcaatacagctctgatacctgatcatttctgataatttctgatacatgtacatgggaatacaatcctttttataggctaactgtacaatgatgcaactgattgcaatcccttaattgaaacaatcaagtcaccaattattcaatcatgacatcaatgtccaggtgcaacgttgacatttaagttttctgctgagtcttctgattcctccagctcctcagcaattagtaaatccctggaaacatatccaggatccattccaggatccaacaccccttcatatgtttacactggatttaacaatacattgtacagttatttacatttgtcctccctgaaacctaaagtttcacaagcttccctgtgtttggtgggacctagtggctttgtgaacatgtcagcaaggttttctttGGACTCACAATAAACTAACTTTAAACTTCTACTTGCTATATGTTCCTTCACGTTTTGATACTTTATAGCTATgtgtttggatttggatttgaacatttctgtgttggccaagcctatgcatgcttgtgaatCACAGTAAACAGTTATTGGCTTCTCTACCGGggccttaaagtcctttattaactGAATTAGCCAAGTAACTTCTCCACACAGTTCAGATAGAGCACCATACTCAGCCTCGCAAGATGATATAGAAACAAACGCttgcttcctggacttccagcatatcggtgcctttccaaatgtcaaaacgtatccagacgtggatttgcggtcctcgacacagccaccccagtctgaatccacatagcataaCAACTTCTTATCTGCCTCGGCATATAACTTCAAGCTATGATTTAAGGTCTCTTTCAAATACCTCAAAATCCTTTTCactgcttgccaagcaggcacagttggtttagcaacaaacctgcttaaaatgttgacagaagcagacaaatctggccttgaccaATTCACTAAATGCATCAACATTCCCACCACTGAATGATACAAGCCTGGATCACTAAAGTCCTCTCCTTGTAGATTCTTTAGGGCTTCCAGTTCCATAGggctttttgctggtttgcattcaGACATTCCACACTGTTCCAGCAAACTcagaattttttgcttttgacttagcaaaaaacttccatcttctgcccTGTTGATTTCAAGTCCTAGATAATTCTTTACAACACCTAGGGATTTTAAATTGTACCTGCTACTCAGCTGCTCAGCTACTTTGTTGATTTCAGCGTCACTAGAACAAGATATTATCAAGTCATCCacataaatcaaaatagccttgtaggctttaCCTTTTCCCTTTGTATAAAGACAAGGGTCAGCTAGGCTTCTTACAAATCCCATTTCACTCACCAGAGTATTGTTCAGTAAAGAATTCCAGCACCTAGCACTCTGCCTAAGCCCATAAATCGCCTTCTTTAGAAACCACACGGTGTTGTCATCTGTTTCTAAACCTTCAGGCTTCCTTAAATAAATTTTCTCAACGATTGGTGCGTTGAGATAGGCAGTTTGAAAATCATATTGCCTCACTTTaaggt
This genomic stretch from Elgaria multicarinata webbii isolate HBS135686 ecotype San Diego chromosome 10, rElgMul1.1.pri, whole genome shotgun sequence harbors:
- the MCUB gene encoding calcium uniporter regulatory subunit MCUb, mitochondrial, with the translated sequence MLPAARRLLRGGRGKWQAPPPPPPPQPLALLVPAPAGGGKSKGGCFLHAERLQILCVRQTGNLRHHRRALYSTLVPSDVVTVNYKHGLPVITLPLPSRKERCQFTVKPMLMTVGAFLQDIQREDNAIEKVEVFTADGNVISTSTLMEVLLMNDFKLTINGAEYSVRPPQKDKMSTEHATEIDDIKSMVHRLFAALHLEDHQTRRERELMQKMELLKEELLPLEQVKAGITADVDAKTSRLLWIGLALMSTQGGALAWLTWWVYSWDIMEPVTYFITYGSAMAFYAYFVLTKQDYIYPDARDRQFLRYFHRKSQNQNFNVDQYNKLKEELAEVEDSLKRLKSPLQLRLPIHEINSKH